The Chamaesiphon minutus PCC 6605 DNA window TCTGTACTGCTGAGTATCGAACAGGATTTGAGAGCTACGGATGTCGAGAATTTGCATTCTTGTCATAGCCTGTACGAGATGGCTTGTTATATCGGGCAGAAATTGCGCCAGGTACAAGCGCGGGAGCGCGAATGGCTGGAAAAAGATCGGATCGATGCCAGTTGTAATCTCTTGCTAGGCGGACAAGTACGCGGACAACCGATCGAATTATACATGCTCTACACTCAGGGCAATTTTATTAAAGCGATGCCAGAAACACCTTTTTTGCAAATTGGTGAAATCAAGTATGGAAAGCCGATTTTAGATCGGACGTTAACATTCAATACGAGTACTGAAGATGCCGTCAAAGCGGCGATCCTCTCCTTCGATTCGACGATGAAATCAAATGTCTCCGTCGGTCCGCCGATCGATCTGATCGTGTATCGTGCTGATAGTTTTGAGATCCGCCATAAGCGCACTCTCCACCGAGGAGATCCCTATCTGTTGCGGGTGCGACGAGAGTGGGAATGCCACCTCAAAAGTGCTTGCGATCGAATGCCCGCGATCGACTGGGATACGATCGAGGAGCCATCACTGGGCGAATTCTCAGGTTTTTTGAATAGTTAATTGATAGCTCATCGTAGTAGAAATTGCACCAAGCGTCCGTAATTTACCCGCTACGGGGGTTGTTTGGGCGGGGAAGGGGGCAGCAGTAATCGCGATATGGTGTTGGGCAACTACCAAGCCATGAGTGGGATCGTAGCCCCGCCAGCCCGCTCCAGGCAGATATATTTCTGCCCAAGCATGAAGGTGTCGTTCGTCGGTATCGGCTCCAACCTCGTAGCCACTGACAAATCGCCCCGCCAAGCCCACAGCTCGGCAGACTTCAATAAATAGTACGGCAAAATCCCGACAGGAGCCAGCGCGATTTTGCCAGACAATTCCAGGCGGGAGTGCGGCTCCGGTATCGCGGAGGGTATAGTTACAATTATGGTAAATCTGCTGATTGAGTTTAGTCAGAAAATCGAGCAGATTGCCATTGACGGTATGCCAAATTTCTCCAGCTAATGCTGCGGCGATCGGATCGAGCGAACGGGCGAGATAGCCTGCTAGATAGGGTTGTAGTTGCTCAGAGAGCGAAACGGGATAATCGATCGGGAGCTGAGTCGCCCACGGCTCTAAGAAATAGTCGAAAGGATCGGTAAGATGGCTAGCTACAGTGCTGTGAGCGCGAATTTGGAGGTGGGTTGCTGGATTATCGTCAAACCAAGCGACGAGCGCATTATTGCCATCGAGATCGACAGTTGCGACGAGTTTTTGAGGAGTGGGTGAGAGCGACAGCTCGCAACTGAGCACTGATTGATGGATATTCGAGCGCGGGTACAACCGTAACTGATGCGGTGCAAAAGTTACTGGTCGATCGTAGGCATAATTGATGACATGTTCGATCTGGTAGACACTCATAATGTCACCCGCTCATCGATCGTCAAAAAAGTCTTACTAATCTCGTTAGAAAGGAGATTGAGCCGACTTTGCGTTTCGTCCAGAAATTCATGCAATCCCCGTTGAATGACTTCTTCGAGCGACAGAAAGTCTAACTCCGAGCGCAGTCTTCCCAACTGGCGTTCGGCTAAATTGCAGCCAGTATCGAGATGATTGCCGCTAATTAGGTACAAGCATTTTTCAGTAGCATTGAGACAGTACAGAATCGATCTGGGAAACTGTCGATCGAAGATCAAAAATCGAGCGATATCTGTCGGGTTAATTCGGCGGTAAATTTTGCGATACATTTCATAAGCACTAGCCGACTTGAGTAAGGCAATCCATTGCAATTCATCTAGGGATGAGCCGACACCATTGGGCAAAATAATAAAGTACTTGACATCCAAAATTCGGGCTGTTTTATCAGCGCGTTCGATCGATCTGCCGATCTGCCCGAAGTGCCATCCCTCATTGTGCGACATCGTGGCATCCATCACGCCAGCAAATTGGTGACTGGCCATTTTTACCGCTGCCAAAAACTCTGGCAACTCTGGTTTGACAGTAGCAGCGGCGGCATCTCTTACCATAAAGTAGAAACTATTGACCTGCTCCCACATCTCTGACGAGATAATTTCTTGAATCGATCGAGCATTCTCGCGAGCAAATTGCAGACAAGACAAAATTGAGTTGGGATATTTTTCATCATAGGTGAGAAACTGCACGACGTTTTCGGCTGTGGCGGCACCATATCGGCTGTAAAAAATGTCTAAATCGCCTGTAGTCATGACGATCGGTTCCCACTGACGATCGTCTATGATGATACTATCGAGTAATAAATTCAGGTTAACATCGACGAATCGAGCGATATTTTCGGCCCGTTCGATATAACGGTTGAGCCAGTAAATGGAGTTAGCAACGCGGCTGAGCATAAGATTTAGGATTTAGGATTTAGGATTTAGGTTTTAGGCTTTAGGTTTTAGGTTTTAGGCTTTAGGTTTTAGGCTTTAGGTTTTAGGCTTTAGGCTTTAGGCTTACAGATCGATGATATTCAGTACTAATGCGAAGCGCGCTACGCTACCCACCAATAAACCCTTTGGAGGGGGTTTGGGGGACGCAACCGTCCCCCAACGGGGGGTCTGGGGGTCTCCCCCCAGATCCGGGTTCTACGGAGCCACAAACCTAAGAAGTACTAGTCCGAAATCTGTGTATTTAATAAATATTTGCACCTATCTACTTAAATTTATTGATGTTCGCCCCTGACTACCCAAGTATCTTTAGTACCGCCACCTTGAGAAGAATTGACGACTAGAGAATCTTTTTTTAATGCTACTCGTGTGAGTCCACCAGGATTGATATAGATTTCTTTGCCATTGAGAATGTACGGGCGTAAATCGACATGTCTCCCATCAATGCCATCTGGGAATAGCGTCGGCACCCGCGAGAGACATAGAGTTGGTTGTGCGATATAGTTGCGGGGATTGGCGGTAATTTTGGCGGCAAATTCGCTCCGATCTTCAGGTGTAGAGTGAGTACCGATGAGCATCCCGTAACCGCCCGACTCGCTAGCGGCTTTGACGACTAGTTTATCTAAATTTTCGAGTACGTATTGGCGTTGCGTCTTTTCCCAACATTCATAGGTAGGCACGTTAGGGATAATTAGATCTTCATCCAAATAGTATTTGACGATCGCTGGCACATAGGCATAAATTACTTTATCATCGGCCACGCCCGTACCTGGCGCATTGGCGATCGCGACTTTACCCGCACGGTAGACATCCATCAATCCCGGCACTCCCAACAGCGAATCGGCACGAAAAGCCAGCGGATCGATAAACTCATCATCGATCCGCCGATACACCACATCTACCTGCTGCAAACCTTTAGTAGTTCTCATCTGGAGCCGACCATTTTCGATCGTCAGATCCCTAGCTTCGACTAATTGCACCCCCATTTGTCGTGCCAAAAAAGAATGCTCGAAATAGGCAGAGTTATAAATTCCTGGGGTCAAGACAACAACAGTCGGATCGATGACAGATTCGGGAGCTACATGTAACAAAGTTTCTAATAGCCGACTGGGATAGTCTTCGACTGGGAGAATCTGCATTTTCTCAAATAAACGCCCGAAAGTGGACTTCATTACCTGTCGATTTTCGAGGACATAGGATACTCCAGATGGACAGCGCAGATTATCTTCGAGCACATACCAACTGCCATCGCGATCGCGTACCAAGTCCGTACCCGTAATATGACACCAGATGCCCTGTGGTGGTTTCAATCCCATACATGGCTTGAGAAAGCCACTGGCTGAATAGATCGCGGCTTGCGGAATGATGCCATCGACCACGATCTGTTGTCGTCCGTAAATATCGTCAAGAAATATATTGAGAGCGTGGATGCGCTGTTTTAAACCTCGTTCTAGCCATTGCCATTCGCCCTCAGCAACAGTACGCGGAATGATATCGAAAGGGATGATTTTTTCGGTACCGAGATCGTTGCTGTAGACATTAAAAGTTACGCCCATCCTCAAGAGGGTGCTTTGGGCTAACTGTTGCTGCTGGTGCAGCTCTGTTAAAGATAGGCTGCCAATTTTTTCGATCAGAGTTGCGGCGATCGATCGCGGATTGCCGTCAGGCAAAAACAATTCATCATAAAATTCACCAGGTTGGTAACTGTCTATTTTCATGACTCTAGCTCGGATTAGAATACCAGTTGTTACCTTTTATCACTTAACTTTTCTCGTCGGGATTAACTGTATATAGTTATACCGAGTGTTCTGGTGCAGGCGACTCGATTGTTCGCGATCGCTGTCGGTAGACGCTGCCTACAATCGATGCTGCATCGTTAAAATAGTCGCGTGAATCCAGCGCGAAACATCGAAAATTACCTGTCAATTCCAGCACGCGATCGAGATTTACCGCATCGAAGGATTGGCAGGATTAGTCTTTCGCCAACCCCTACATTCTCAACTGCCAACTTCCCAAATTCTCTGCCGATCGAGATGCTAAGATTCAATATTTAGCTATCAATCTCGTTCTGCCCATGAACACCTCCACCATCCCCACTGAACCGATCGCCTGGACACTACTACTCCAACAACTGCTAGACAAACAATCCCTGAGCCAGCAGCAAGCCACCACACTCATGCAGGGCTGGTTGCAAGGTGACATCCCGCCTGTTTTGTCTGGGGCGATTTTAGCCGCACTCGAAGCCAAAAAAGTGACCGCCCCCGAACTAGCTGGGATGGCGCAAGTACTACAATCTCCGCCGATCGACTATCCCTTCCCAGTCATTGATACTTGTGGGACTGGGGGCGATGGCGCATCGACCTTTAATATCTCTACCGCAGTAGCGTTTGTAGCCGCAGCAGCAGGGGTAAAAGTGGCAAAACATGGAAGTAGGTCTGCATCGAGTCGCGTCGGTTCTGCGGACGTTTTAGAGGCTCTGGGAGTCAGATTGTCAGCTCCGGCAGAGCGGGTAAAAGCAGCTTTGGATAGTGCGGGGATTACCTTTTTATTCGCCCCTGGCTGGCATCCGGCGATGAAAGCTGTTGCTCCTTTACGCCAAGAATTGAAGATTCGGACAGTATTCAATTCGATCGGCCCACTTGTCAATCCACTGCGTCCGACGGGACAAATTATTGGCATCGGGACGCCGCACCTGCTCGAAACAATGGCTGCCGCTGCCGGAATTTTGGGGACGCGCCAAGCGATCGTGCTGCACGGACGCGAACGCTTAGATGAGGCGGGTTTGGGCGATCTAACAGATTTGGCAATTTTAACCGACGGACGGGTAGAACTGACTAGTATCGATCCGGTGGAATTGGGACTGACACCCGCACCGATTACTGCCCTCAAAGGCGGCGATGTCACTGAAAATGCCGCAATTCTCACGGCGGTTCTTCAAGGCAAAGGGACTGCGATCCAGCATAATGTCATCGCGCTCAATGCCAGCTTGGCTCTCCAAATTGGTGGAATCATACCGCTAGGCGCACATCAACAGGGCATCGCGATCGCTCAAACCATCTTGAGTAGCGGCACAGCTTGGGATAAATTGACAGAATTAGTCGATTTTTTGGCGGCGTAGATCTCATCCCATCTGTATGTGGAGTCTGCAAACCTATCTGTCATCCTGATTGTTTAAATTGGAATCGTTTGTGAATAAACTAAAAAAGTAGGGGTAATTTATAAATTACCCCTACTTTTTTGGTCGATTTAGGTCGATTTGCTTTGCAACGCTTCGCGATCGAGATCTCGCGATTATTGCAAAATCGTTTTCGATACCATCCGCGTTTTTTTCTTCTCAGCTTCCGAGAGATCGTCGCCACCTTGTAAGATCGTTGCGTTAGATTGCAACACGGTAGCGGCATTGGTATCGCCCATTTGCAGAGCGGTTTTGGCTGCGGTTTGAAGCAGGGTGGCTGCGCCTGCACGATCGCCTTGTTGGAGTTTTTGTTCGGCGAGTTGAGTTTGGCGATATTTAGCTAATGCAAGCGTTTGTTGTTGGACGTTTTCATCAACAGCGGGTTGATGATTGCGCGTGACAGTTACATTCACATCTACGGGTGGCGTCAGTAGATTGGTGGCACCTGTAGCCGGATCGTCATAGCGAATCCGCAGCGTCGCGATCGATTGTTCGCCTTCGGCTAGTTGTCCGATATAAGTATTTACCAAGATTACCCGCGAGAGATCTTTCATCAAATCTCCGAGCCGAACTACCTGGAGATTGCCATCATCTTCGACAGCTAACTCGATCGTATCGGGGGCCACTTGTGCGACGGGTTTGAGTTCGGCAAGCCGCACTTTGGGTTTTAATTCTAGTTGCAGATACGCATTTGTCAAGCCGACTGATTGCATCCGGTTGAAGATCCGTCCGAATTCACTGACAGCTTGAGCGGCTTCTTCAATATAGGCGAGGGTACCTGCGGCGGTATCGGCAATTTTTTCGAGCATGTTTTGGTTCCAATTTTCACCAAAACCCAGTGTATTGAGCGTAAAATTACTCTCGGTAGCAAATCCAGCTAATTTCAGACACCGCTCGTCATCCCCGTGTTCGTTTTCACCATCGGTAAGAATAAAAGCGTGAGATACCCGATCTTGTTTGCCTTCGATTAATTGAGTAATTCCTAGTTTAATGCCCGCATCGATCGCGGTACCGCCAGCGGCTTGCAATTTATCGATCTTGGCAAAAATATCTTCAAAATCGGTGACTTGCTGACAAGGGACGATTACTTCCGCCTGATGATCGAATGCCACTATCGACAACCGATCTTCGGGTTTTAGACCTTTAATTAATTCCCTTGCCGCCTGCTTGACGGTAGTTAAAGGCGTACCTTTCATCGAGCCGCTGTGGTCTAAAATCAAACACAAATTCAGCGGTAATTTACGATCTTCTGGTTCGGCTAAAGCTGATACCTCGATCGATAACTGCCGCTGATTGTTACCTTGACTGATATCTACTTGCGGATCGCTGATTACGGTTTCGAGCGCAACTTGCATCGGATTCAACTCCACATTTTTCGTAACTCTATCCTATCAGATCGAAGGGAGGAGTGATGGGGGAAGGGGGAGATGGGGAGAGGGGTAGAGGGGGTGACAGGGAGCCAAAGAAATTAGTGCCAAAGCCTAAAGCCTAAAGCCTAAAGCCTATCAACTATTACAGTCCTTCCAAAGGTACTCCCAAAAACTGAGCGAGATTCGCGCCTTGGGTTTCTAGCTCGGTGATGGAAATTGGTTCGCCAACGCGAGTGAGGGGAATTTCGCGACGACCTTTGATGCGGACGTAGAGCGTGCGGCGGGGGCTGAGTCCGTCTTTGATATCCACTCTGACGGCTTGCGCGTCAGCCATGTTACTTTTGAGTTCGATCCGGCGATTTTTGCCAGGGAAACCGTTGCGGAAAATGGTGATTTCGCCAGCTTCGCGATCGAATTTATTATAACCGCCACCGATATCGAGGAGAATTGCCACCCATAAGTAAGTAGCTAACAGGGTACCTGCGACACCATAGAACGTCATCGCAATACCTTGAGGATAGAATGTCAATTCTAGTGGATTGCCGACGGGTAGCAAGTTAGTGTGAAAGTAACTAGACAGTCCAGCCAATAAGAAGCCGACACCACCAATGGAAACGACTACTGCCCAAAAGTAGTTACTAAAGCGGCGCGAACCCAATACTGGTTGGGACAAAACCGTGGAATTTACGGTGGATGTTGTAGTAGACATGTTCGATAAACTGGTTTCGTTATATGTAAATATTCTTACGTTCGCGGATCGATAGCACAATTTTGAGTATCTCTACCTACTATCACTCATCTACTGGATACTCGATCGAATTCGACCGCAATTTTTACGCTTCTTCACCTAGAGTCTTTTATTATCTGTTGGGGGAGGGGTTGGATAGAGCAAGCAAAGGCATCTTTCCTTTCCCCTTCTCCCAATGCTTAACTATCGATCTAATTAGTAACTTACGTTATATGGGGCGTTCCCAGCGAAACTTGCGATCGGATTCCGAGATCGGCAGATCGTTAATACTAGCAAACCGTCGCATCATCAGTCCATTGGGGGCAAATTCCCAGTTTTCGTTGCCATAGGCGCGATACCATTCGCCAGCATCATTGTGGTACTCATACTCAAACCGCACCGCAATTTTATTGTCCATAAAGCACCAGAGTTCTTTTTTAAGGCGGTAATCGAGTTCTTTTGCCCACTTGCGCGTCAGAAACTCTCTAATTTTGGCGCGTCCGCTAAAGAATTCCGCTCGATTGCGCCACTCCGAATCTTCGGTGTAGGCTAATGCCACCCGTTCTGGATTGCGTGTATTCCAGGCATCTTCAGCCGCTTGGATTTTGGCTGTCGCAGTTTCTAGCGTAAATGGTGGGAGTGGTGGTTTGGTTTCCATAATTTAGTTAATTTAAGATTTCTGTGCGGCTAGTTGCTGTTCTAGCTCCTGAATTCTAGCTTGCATTGTTGCTACTTCACTTACTGAGTAGCGAATAGGAATATGCTGCGGACAGTTCCAATCCCAGCCTTCAATTTTAAAGACGATCGCGCGTTCTACAGTTGCCTTGTAATCTAGATCTCGAACTCGATCCAGTAGCTCTAAGTCATCTTCGATAATGTGGGCGCGACCGATAATTTTGAGGCGACGACGATGGCGATAATCCATTAAAAATAAAAAAGCCCGATCGTTGTCTGATAAATTGCCCACCGAGATATACTGGACATTGC harbors:
- a CDS encoding alpha-E domain-containing protein, which gives rise to MLSRVANSIYWLNRYIERAENIARFVDVNLNLLLDSIIIDDRQWEPIVMTTGDLDIFYSRYGAATAENVVQFLTYDEKYPNSILSCLQFARENARSIQEIISSEMWEQVNSFYFMVRDAAAATVKPELPEFLAAVKMASHQFAGVMDATMSHNEGWHFGQIGRSIERADKTARILDVKYFIILPNGVGSSLDELQWIALLKSASAYEMYRKIYRRINPTDIARFLIFDRQFPRSILYCLNATEKCLYLISGNHLDTGCNLAERQLGRLRSELDFLSLEEVIQRGLHEFLDETQSRLNLLSNEISKTFLTIDERVTL
- a CDS encoding proteasome-type protease: MTYCLGIISAHGLVMVADSRTNAGVDYISTYRKMFDFSVSGDRTILLCTSGNLSITQSVLLSIEQDLRATDVENLHSCHSLYEMACYIGQKLRQVQAREREWLEKDRIDASCNLLLGGQVRGQPIELYMLYTQGNFIKAMPETPFLQIGEIKYGKPILDRTLTFNTSTEDAVKAAILSFDSTMKSNVSVGPPIDLIVYRADSFEIRHKRTLHRGDPYLLRVRREWECHLKSACDRMPAIDWDTIEEPSLGEFSGFLNS
- a CDS encoding pyridoxamine 5'-phosphate oxidase family protein, encoding MPRQFGTIAFTPAVKAMQTKMGSRENYERFVQTGADNNTIDPDLAEFIASMDGFYLGTVTANGYPYIQFRGGKPGFLKVLDDRTLGFADFRGNVQYISVGNLSDNDRAFLFLMDYRHRRRLKIIGRAHIIEDDLELLDRVRDLDYKATVERAIVFKIEGWDWNCPQHIPIRYSVSEVATMQARIQELEQQLAAQKS
- a CDS encoding DUF1348 family protein — translated: METKPPLPPFTLETATAKIQAAEDAWNTRNPERVALAYTEDSEWRNRAEFFSGRAKIREFLTRKWAKELDYRLKKELWCFMDNKIAVRFEYEYHNDAGEWYRAYGNENWEFAPNGLMMRRFASINDLPISESDRKFRWERPI
- a CDS encoding photosystem I assembly protein Ycf4 gives rise to the protein MSTTTSTVNSTVLSQPVLGSRRFSNYFWAVVVSIGGVGFLLAGLSSYFHTNLLPVGNPLELTFYPQGIAMTFYGVAGTLLATYLWVAILLDIGGGYNKFDREAGEITIFRNGFPGKNRRIELKSNMADAQAVRVDIKDGLSPRRTLYVRIKGRREIPLTRVGEPISITELETQGANLAQFLGVPLEGL
- a CDS encoding vWA domain-containing protein, producing MQVALETVISDPQVDISQGNNQRQLSIEVSALAEPEDRKLPLNLCLILDHSGSMKGTPLTTVKQAARELIKGLKPEDRLSIVAFDHQAEVIVPCQQVTDFEDIFAKIDKLQAAGGTAIDAGIKLGITQLIEGKQDRVSHAFILTDGENEHGDDERCLKLAGFATESNFTLNTLGFGENWNQNMLEKIADTAAGTLAYIEEAAQAVSEFGRIFNRMQSVGLTNAYLQLELKPKVRLAELKPVAQVAPDTIELAVEDDGNLQVVRLGDLMKDLSRVILVNTYIGQLAEGEQSIATLRIRYDDPATGATNLLTPPVDVNVTVTRNHQPAVDENVQQQTLALAKYRQTQLAEQKLQQGDRAGAATLLQTAAKTALQMGDTNAATVLQSNATILQGGDDLSEAEKKKTRMVSKTILQ
- a CDS encoding transglutaminase family protein, with the translated sequence MSVYQIEHVINYAYDRPVTFAPHQLRLYPRSNIHQSVLSCELSLSPTPQKLVATVDLDGNNALVAWFDDNPATHLQIRAHSTVASHLTDPFDYFLEPWATQLPIDYPVSLSEQLQPYLAGYLARSLDPIAAALAGEIWHTVNGNLLDFLTKLNQQIYHNCNYTLRDTGAALPPGIVWQNRAGSCRDFAVLFIEVCRAVGLAGRFVSGYEVGADTDERHLHAWAEIYLPGAGWRGYDPTHGLVVAQHHIAITAAPFPAQTTPVAGKLRTLGAISTTMSYQLTIQKT
- a CDS encoding circularly permuted type 2 ATP-grasp protein, with amino-acid sequence MKIDSYQPGEFYDELFLPDGNPRSIAATLIEKIGSLSLTELHQQQQLAQSTLLRMGVTFNVYSNDLGTEKIIPFDIIPRTVAEGEWQWLERGLKQRIHALNIFLDDIYGRQQIVVDGIIPQAAIYSASGFLKPCMGLKPPQGIWCHITGTDLVRDRDGSWYVLEDNLRCPSGVSYVLENRQVMKSTFGRLFEKMQILPVEDYPSRLLETLLHVAPESVIDPTVVVLTPGIYNSAYFEHSFLARQMGVQLVEARDLTIENGRLQMRTTKGLQQVDVVYRRIDDEFIDPLAFRADSLLGVPGLMDVYRAGKVAIANAPGTGVADDKVIYAYVPAIVKYYLDEDLIIPNVPTYECWEKTQRQYVLENLDKLVVKAASESGGYGMLIGTHSTPEDRSEFAAKITANPRNYIAQPTLCLSRVPTLFPDGIDGRHVDLRPYILNGKEIYINPGGLTRVALKKDSLVVNSSQGGGTKDTWVVRGEHQ
- the trpD gene encoding anthranilate phosphoribosyltransferase; this encodes MNTSTIPTEPIAWTLLLQQLLDKQSLSQQQATTLMQGWLQGDIPPVLSGAILAALEAKKVTAPELAGMAQVLQSPPIDYPFPVIDTCGTGGDGASTFNISTAVAFVAAAAGVKVAKHGSRSASSRVGSADVLEALGVRLSAPAERVKAALDSAGITFLFAPGWHPAMKAVAPLRQELKIRTVFNSIGPLVNPLRPTGQIIGIGTPHLLETMAAAAGILGTRQAIVLHGRERLDEAGLGDLTDLAILTDGRVELTSIDPVELGLTPAPITALKGGDVTENAAILTAVLQGKGTAIQHNVIALNASLALQIGGIIPLGAHQQGIAIAQTILSSGTAWDKLTELVDFLAA